The DNA region TGTCCTTCCCGTTCCCGGTGGAGGACGTCGTACGGATGGGCCGGGCCCCCTGGGCGGGCACGGCCGAGGAGGCGGGGGACGACGCGGCGGTCGCCACCGCGATGGAGGCGACGGAGGTCACCCGGTTCGCCGCCCGGCCGTTCTCCGCGCTGTCGGGCGGCGAACGGGCCCGGGTCGCCCTGGCCCGGGTGCTGGCCCAGCGCGCCCCGCTGCTGCTCCTGGACGAGCCGACCGCCGCCCTGGACCTGCGCCACCAGGAACTGGTGCTGCGGATCTGCCGGGAGCGGGCGGCCGCCGGGGACGCGGTGGTCGTGGTCCTGCACGATCTGGGTCTCGCCGCGGCCTACGCGGACCGGGCGGTGGTCCTGCGGGACGGCCGGATCGCGGCGGCCGGACCGCCGGCCGAGGTGTTCACCGGCGAACTGCTGGGCGAGGTCTACCGGCAGCCGGTGGAGGTGTTCCCGCATCCGCGTACGGGCGTGCCGCTCGTGGTACCGGAGCGGCACTCCTGATCCCCCGGGCCCGCAACGGCCGCGCCCCGTGTCACGGTTGGGCGCTGGTTCCCTCATCCCCACGCTCGCGGTACCACCCGCCCCGGTAGGGTTCGGACGGTCAGTGCGGACGACGGATCAGAAGGCGCAGAAGGCAACGGATGACAAGGCTGGGTCGACTGGCGACGGGGCTCGTGACGGCGACGGTGCTGACCGTGGGCGCGAGCGGCTGCGTGACGGTGCACGGCGAACGGGCGGTGGTGCCGGGTGCGACGCGGTCCGAGGCCGCACAGGCCCTGGAGGACTTCACCGCCGCCTACAACAAGGCGGACAAGGCGTACGATCCGGCGCTGGACGCGGACCGGGTGACCGGTTCACTCGGCGCGATCAACCAGGCTGGGCTGAAGGCCCGTCAGAAGACCAGTCCGGACGGCAACACGGCGCACAAGCCGCTGGAGCTGACCGACGCCTCCTTCGTCATCCCCAAGAAGGCGGGCTGGCCGCGCTGGTTCCTGGCGGACGCCGACTCCAACCGCGGCGAGGACGGGGAGAAGCAGGACACCCGCTGGCTGCTGATGTTCCTGCGCACCGGCCCCGACGCGCCCTGGAAGGCGGCCTACCTGGCGGCCGTCGCCCCGTCCCAGGTGCCCGAGTTCCGCGAGGACGCCGACGGCTGGGCCTCGCCCGTCCCCTCCGCCGGGGCGGGCGAGGAGCTGGCCACCGATCCGGCGAAGCTGAGCGCGACGTACACGGGGTACCTGGAGAAGGGGACCCCGGACGTCTTCGCACCGAGCACGACGACCTCCGGGTGGCGTGAGGCGCGTGAGAACACCCGCCGGGCCGGCTTCTCCTACCAGTACGTCGACCAGCCGCTGGACAGCGGGGCGTTCGCACCGCTGGGGCTGAGGACGAAGGACGGTGGGGCGCTGGTCTTCTTCACCAGCAAGCACTTCGAGCGCCAGACGGCGGCCGAGGGGCTGCACCCGACGGTCACCCCGGAGGTCGAGGCACTCCTGAACGGCGAGGTGAAGAGCACCCTCACCAAGGAGCGGGTGTCCAGCCAGCTGGTGTACATCCCCGAGCGCGGCGACAAGGACGCCACCGGCACGGTGCGCGTGCTGAACCGGCTGCCCGGCCTGATCGCGGCGGAGGGCTCCTGACCCCGGCCGGCGCGTCTCCGGCCGGCGCACCCCCTGCCCGTACGTCCCCGGCCCGTGTGCCGGTGATCCGCCGGGCGGGGTGGTCTCAGCGCCCGAGGGGCCAGGCCACGGCGCCGTGGTCGAGGCCGCTCTCCGCGGCGGCGTACTGCGCGCAGGCGTCGGTGAGCGTCTCGAGCAGCGTCAGCGGGTCGGGCAGCGGATGCCCCGGGCCACGGATCCAGTGCACGTCCAGCTCACCGGGGAGCCGTGCGGGCGGCAGGAGCACATAGCTGCCGCGACAGTGCCAGCGCAGCCCCGGATGCTCGTCCATGGTCTCGGGATGGCAGTCCAGCTCGCACGGCCACCACTCGTCCTCGTCCTCGGGGGTGCCGCGGGTGGCGGTGAAGAACAGCATCCGGTCGTCGCCGGACAGGGCCACCGGCCCGACGTCGACGCCCGCGGCGATCAGCCGGTCCAGGGCGTCGCGGCCCGCGGGCAGCGGGACGTCCAGGACGTCGTGGATCATTCCGGTGGCGGTGATGAAGTTGGCCAGCGGCTGGCCCGCGGCCCAGCGCTCGATCTGGGCGCGGTCGGTGGTGGACTGCGTCTGCCACGCGAAGGAGACGGGGTGCCGGGCGGGGGTGGGACAGCCGATGCGCTCGCACGAGCACCGGTAGCCGACCGGGTGGGCGGCGGGTGAGATCGGCATCCCTGCCTCCGCCACGGCCAGGAGCAGTGCCAGCCGGGCCGCGTCGTCGGCCTCCGGCTGTGGTTTGGGCCGTCGGCGCAGCCACTGGGAGATCCTGCTCTCTGTGCCGCGATAGCGGCCGGAATCGGCGCCCATCTATCCCCTCACCTCAGCGGTTACGTGTCCATGGTCCCACCATCCTGCGCCTCGGGTGGCCCAAGTCCCCAAGTGGGGTGCTCAGGCCACCCCGACAGAGTGGGCGTTTTCACCCCGGATGTCGGGAAACGGTGGGCCGGGAGAGGGTCCGGAGGGGTCCGGGGAGGGCGTCCGGGTCAGGTCCGTGGTGACAGACCGCGCAGGGCGTAGTCGACGACCTCGTCGGCGTAGGCATGGGTCAGCGGAAGGGTCCTCAGCAGCCAGCGGTGGGTCAACGGGGCGATCAGGAGCTCCAGCGCGGTACGCGGATCGATGTCCGCGCGCACCTCGCCGGCGTCCTGGGCGGCGCGCAGGCGTGTGACATACAACTGAATCTGCGGGTCGAGCAGTTTTTCGACGAATTGTGCCCCGAGAGCCGGGTCGACGATGCCCTCGGCGGCCAGGGCCCGGGTCGGTGCGGCGGCGGCCGGGTCGTTCAGCTCGTCGACGGTGGCCCGCAGGACGGCCTTGAGGTCGGCCGCCAGATCACCGGTGTCCGGGATCCCGTCGCCGCCCGCTTCCGCCGCCCCCTCCCCCGCCGCCTCCGCCGCCTCGGCGGCCTGCCGGGCGGCCAGGTCGAGGAACGCCTCCATCAGCACGGCGGCCTTCGACGGCCACCACCGGTAGATCGTCTGCTTGCCGACCCCGGCGCGGGCGGCGATCCCCTCGATCGTCGTCCTCGTGTAACCCTCCTCGCCGACGAGCGCCAGGGCGGCGTCGTAGATCGCGCGGCGCGAGCGGTCGCTGCGGCGGGTGGAGTCGGGGGCCTTGCGCGGTGCCATCCGGTCAATCTACAGGGCGCGGCCCGATACGTACCGTCTTGCCCGTCGCCTCCGTACCGGGGGTCCCCCATCCGGAAGGGAGCGGGCCTCCCCACCCGGAAGGGCCGCAGAACCACCCGTTCGGATCACTGTGCATCCGGCCCGCCCGGGCGCACCATGAACGCACGCACCCACCCCGTGCGCATCCCACCGTTCCGCAGCCGAGGCTGCCGTTCGTGAGGAGCCTGCATTGAACCGTGACGCCACCCCTCGTCGCTATCTGATGTGCGCCCCGGCCCACTTCGAGGTCACGTACTCCATCAACCCGTGGATGGACCCCTCGAAACCCGTGGACCTGCCCCTGGCCACCACCCAGTGGGAGGACCTGCGCGACCGCTACCGTTCCCTGGGCCACACCGTCGAACTGCTCACCCCGCGCCCCGATCTGCCGGACATGGTCTTCGCCGCCAACGGCGCCACCGTGATCGGCGGCCGGGTGCTCGGCGCCCTGTTCGCCTACCGCGAGCGGTACGCGGAGGCCGAGGCGCACCGGGAGTGGTTCCGGGCCCACGGCTTCACCGACATCCGTGAACCGGACCACGTCAACGAGGGTGAGGGCGACTTCGCCGTCACCGCCTCCTACCTGCTGGCCGGGCGCGGTTTCCGCTCCAGCCCGCTCTCCCACGCCGAGGCGCAGGAGTTCTTCGGGCGCCCGGTGATCGGGCTGGATCTGGTCGAACCGCGCTACTACCACCTGGACACGGCGCTGTGTGTCCTGGACGACGCGGCCGACGAGATCATGTACTACCCGGGGGCGTTCTCGCCGGGCAGCCGCGCCGTGCTGGCCCGGCTCTTCCCCGACGCGCTGATCGCCGGGGAGGCCGACGCGGCGGCCTTTGGTCTGAACGCGGTCAGCGACGGGCGCCACGTGCTGCTCCCCCAGGCCGCGGTGGGCCTGTTCGATCCGTTGCGGGACCGGGGCTTCGAGCCGGTCCCGATGGACCTGGGCGAGCTGCTGAAGGGCGGTGGCAGCGTGAAGTGCTGCACCCAGGAGCTGCGGGGTCAGTGAGCGTGGGCATGGGGCGGCCAGGGGTCGCCCCACGCCGTGTCCCGGGCCGCGCGGTAGAGCTCGCCGTGCCGCTTGGTGACCGTGGTGCGCTCGAGGCCCTCGTCCTTCGTACAGAGCTCCAGCAGCACCTGGCCCTTGCGGATCTGGGGCCTGCGGGTGACCCGGGCGCCCACCGGACCGGCGGGGAAGCGGGTCGCCACCACGTAGCTGAACTTCTCGTCCTCGTGGCTGAGCGAGCCGCCCTTGACCTGGCGGTGCAGGGACGAGCGGCTGACCCGTGCGGAGAAGTGGCACCAGTCCGTGCCCGGCTCGATGGGGCAGGCGGCGCTGTGCGGGCAGGGCGCGGCGACGCCCAGACCGGCGGCGGTCAGCCGGTCGCGGGCCTCGATGATCCGGGCGTAGCCGTCGGGGGTGCCCGGCTCCACGACCACCACCGCCTGGGCGGCGCCGGCGACGGCGTCGACCAGGGCGTTCCGGTCCTTGGGGGTGAGCTCCTTGAGCACGTAGCTGACGGTGGCCAGGTCGGTGGGCCCCAGCTCCAGCGCCGTACCGATCCTGGCCCGCTGCCAGGTGGCGCCCCGCAGTCCGGGGACGCCGGAGACCTCGGCGAGTTCGCGGCCGAGCTCCAGGGCGGGCTCCGCCCAGTCCAGGACCGTGGTCCGGGGCCCCTCCCAGGCCCCGGCGACCGCCCAGCTCGCCGCGCCCGTGCCGCCCCCGATGTCGGTGTGCGTGGCGGGCGCCCAGTCCGGGGCCGCCTCGCGGAGGGCGTCCAGGCAGGCCCGTACGGCCTCGAAGGTCGCGGGCATGCGGTACGCGGCGTAGGCGGCGACGTCCGAGCGGTTGCGCAGGACCGGTGCGTCGGTGGGGGTGCTCCCTCGGTAGCTGGCGATCAGCCGGTCGACCGCCTGCGCCGCCTGGGTGGGCGGCAGCCCGTCGAGCAGCTCGGTCAGGGCGGTGCGCAGGGCTTCGGCGGTGGGGAGGGTGGCGTTCACCGCCGAATTGTAGGCGAACGGGCCCACCCGGCCGCGGCCCACCGGCCCCGGCCCCGGACCACCTGCTCCGGAACAACGGGTGTCGGCCGCGCGGCCCCTGTCAGTTCGCCACCGCCCGGCCCTCCGGGGAGGCCGTGCCGTTCTGCCACGGCCGGCACAGCAGCAGGAAGCACGCCATCGCCGCCAGGGCGCAGACCACCTGGACCACGGCCATGGGGACGGCGGTCTTCTCACCCGCGATCCCCACGAGCGGCGAGGCGATGGCGCCGACGAGGAACTGGGAGGTCCCCAGCAGCGCGGAGGCGGAGCCGGCCGCGTGCCTGGTCCGCATCAGGGCCTGGGAGTTGGTGTTGGGCATCGCCAGACCCATGCACGACATCAGGACGAAGAGCCCCACGGCGATCGGCAACAGCCCGACGTCGCCGAAGACCCCGGACGTCATCAGCAGCAGGGCGATCGCGGCGAGGGAGATGACCGCGAGGCCGAAACCGAGCGCCTTGTCCAGGCTGACCCGGCCCACCAGGATCTTGCCGTTGATCTGGCCCACCGCGATCAGACCGATGGAGTTGACCCCGAAGAGCAGGCTGAAGGTCTGCGGCGAGGCCCCGTAGATCTCCTGGACGACGAACGGGGACGCGCTCACGTAGGCGAAGAGCGTGGCGAAGGCGAGGCTGCCCGCGATCATGTACCCGGCGAACACACGGTCGGCGAGCAGGTGGCGCATGGTACGCAGCGCGTCGCCGATGCCGCCGGTGTGCCGGTCGGACTCGGGAAGCGTCTCGTGCAGCCACTTCCACACGACGAGGGTCAGCGCCACCCCCACGAGGGTGAGCACCACGAAGATGCCGCGCCAGTCGGTGAAGCGCAGGACCTGCCCGCCGATGACGGGGGCGATGACGGGCGCCACGCCCGAGATCAGCATCAGGGTGGAGAAGAACCGGGCCATCTCCATGCCCTCGTAGAGGTCACGGACCACGGCCCGGGAGATCACGATGCCGGCCGCTCCTGCCAGGCCCTGGAGGAGCCGGAAGCCGATGAGGAGTTCGGCGGACGGGGCGAGGGCGCAGATCGCGGTGGCGGCCACGTAGACGATCATGCCGAGGAGCAGCGGCTTACGGCGGCCCCAGCGGTCGCTCATCGGCCCGACCACCAGCTGACCGAGCGCCATGCCGGTGAGGCAGGCCGTCAGGGTGAGCTGGACGGTGGACGCCGGTGCGTTCAGGGAGTCGGTGACCTCCGGCAGGGCCGGGAGGTACATGTCCATGGAGAGGGGTGGCAGCGCGGTGAGCCCGCCCAGCACCAGGGTGACCAGGAGTCCGGCCCGCCGGGCGGCGGGAGACGACAGGCCGTCGGAGGCGCCCGGTACGGCACCCTTCTTCGTCGGAATGGATATGTGTTCTTCTTGCTGGGCCCGGCTCACGCCGCTGTCCGGCATCCTCGTCTCCGCTTCGTTGAAACCGCATCTATGCTCTCAGGTCAGTCGTAGTGGTCGGTACCTTTTCGGGTGAGAGCGGGCAGGCATGGGCGGAACGGTGCGTTGGGGTGTTCTGGCGACGGGTGGCATAGCCGCGACGTTCACAGGGGATCTGCTCGCGATGAAGGACTCGGGGGCCGAGGTCGTGGCGGTCGCCTCACGGGCGGAGACCTCCGCGCGGGCGTTCGCCGAGCGGTTCGGGATCGAGCGGGCGTACGGCAGCTGGGCGGAGCTCCTCGCCGACGAAGACATCGATGTCGTGTACGTGGCCACACCGCACTCCGCCCACCGGGAGGCGGCCGGGCTCGCCCTGGAGGCCGGCAAGCACGTGCTGTGCGAGAAGGCG from Streptomyces sp. NBC_01754 includes:
- a CDS encoding TetR/AcrR family transcriptional regulator, yielding MAPRKAPDSTRRSDRSRRAIYDAALALVGEEGYTRTTIEGIAARAGVGKQTIYRWWPSKAAVLMEAFLDLAARQAAEAAEAAGEGAAEAGGDGIPDTGDLAADLKAVLRATVDELNDPAAAAPTRALAAEGIVDPALGAQFVEKLLDPQIQLYVTRLRAAQDAGEVRADIDPRTALELLIAPLTHRWLLRTLPLTHAYADEVVDYALRGLSPRT
- a CDS encoding heme ABC transporter ATP-binding protein, whose product is MKALRRLFAAGNDRELPAPAAPGTPLAEAAALSVRLGRRQVLDAVDLTARAGEVVALVGPNGAGKSTLLAALAADLPADSGEVRIDGRPAADWSTPELALRRAVLPQSAALSFPFPVEDVVRMGRAPWAGTAEEAGDDAAVATAMEATEVTRFAARPFSALSGGERARVALARVLAQRAPLLLLDEPTAALDLRHQELVLRICRERAAAGDAVVVVLHDLGLAAAYADRAVVLRDGRIAAAGPPAEVFTGELLGEVYRQPVEVFPHPRTGVPLVVPERHS
- a CDS encoding small ribosomal subunit Rsm22 family protein encodes the protein MNATLPTAEALRTALTELLDGLPPTQAAQAVDRLIASYRGSTPTDAPVLRNRSDVAAYAAYRMPATFEAVRACLDALREAAPDWAPATHTDIGGGTGAASWAVAGAWEGPRTTVLDWAEPALELGRELAEVSGVPGLRGATWQRARIGTALELGPTDLATVSYVLKELTPKDRNALVDAVAGAAQAVVVVEPGTPDGYARIIEARDRLTAAGLGVAAPCPHSAACPIEPGTDWCHFSARVSRSSLHRQVKGGSLSHEDEKFSYVVATRFPAGPVGARVTRRPQIRKGQVLLELCTKDEGLERTTVTKRHGELYRAARDTAWGDPWPPHAHAH
- a CDS encoding Bcr/CflA family multidrug efflux MFS transporter; translated protein: MPDSGVSRAQQEEHISIPTKKGAVPGASDGLSSPAARRAGLLVTLVLGGLTALPPLSMDMYLPALPEVTDSLNAPASTVQLTLTACLTGMALGQLVVGPMSDRWGRRKPLLLGMIVYVAATAICALAPSAELLIGFRLLQGLAGAAGIVISRAVVRDLYEGMEMARFFSTLMLISGVAPVIAPVIGGQVLRFTDWRGIFVVLTLVGVALTLVVWKWLHETLPESDRHTGGIGDALRTMRHLLADRVFAGYMIAGSLAFATLFAYVSASPFVVQEIYGASPQTFSLLFGVNSIGLIAVGQINGKILVGRVSLDKALGFGLAVISLAAIALLLMTSGVFGDVGLLPIAVGLFVLMSCMGLAMPNTNSQALMRTRHAAGSASALLGTSQFLVGAIASPLVGIAGEKTAVPMAVVQVVCALAAMACFLLLCRPWQNGTASPEGRAVAN
- a CDS encoding bifunctional DNA primase/polymerase gives rise to the protein MGADSGRYRGTESRISQWLRRRPKPQPEADDAARLALLLAVAEAGMPISPAAHPVGYRCSCERIGCPTPARHPVSFAWQTQSTTDRAQIERWAAGQPLANFITATGMIHDVLDVPLPAGRDALDRLIAAGVDVGPVALSGDDRMLFFTATRGTPEDEDEWWPCELDCHPETMDEHPGLRWHCRGSYVLLPPARLPGELDVHWIRGPGHPLPDPLTLLETLTDACAQYAAAESGLDHGAVAWPLGR